GCCTATTAAGTCTGCGTCATTAAATTTTACTCCGGCGCGTTCCTGTCTGTCATCGAGCAAGACTTCAAGATTGGCACGTTCCAGCTCGACGTACATTCTCTCTGTGACGGTTTGTACGAGCTCGGACTGAGTGACGGGGATCAGGTGAACATGAAATGGGGCGATCGGAATAGGCCAGACAATGCCACGTTCATCATGATTTTGTTCGATCGCGGCCGCGGCGGTCCTGCTCACTCCGATCCCGTAGCAACCCATCACGGCCTCATGGGCCACGCCTTGAGAATCGAGATAAGTGGCACCCATTTTCTGGCTATATTTGGTGCCAAGCATGAAGACATGCCCCACTTCAATGCCACGTGCTGTTTCGAGTTTGCCTGAGCTTTGGGGGGAAGGGTCACCGGCTTGAGCTTGTCGAAAGTCGCCTATCTCGTCGATGGTAAAATCCCGTTCAAGGTTAACATTGAGATAATGCGTGTCCGTCTCATTGGCACCGACGATAAAATTGCGGAGTAGGCTGACGGCTTGATCGGCAAGAATTTTAATGTTGTGAAGCCCGACAGGACCAGCGAATCCGACTGGGGCAGTCGTAGCAGCTCGAACGGTTTCTGGATCAGCCAGTGTCAGCTCATGGATGTTGAGGTGACGTTGTATTTTGATTTCATTCACTTGGTGATCGCCTCGAACGAGTACAGCGATGAGCGAATTCTTAGGCGTCGTATACAGCAAAGTTTTCACGATGCGGTCCGGAGTTGTGGCTAAGATGTCGCACACTTCTGCGACGGTCTTCGCGTTCGGGGTGGAGACCTTTTGGAGTGGTTTAAGGGGAGTGTGTTCCTCTGTACGAGAAGCAGGAAGGACTTCTGCTCTTTCGACATTTGCCGCATACGCACTTTCAGGATCATAGACGATCAATTCTTCTCCTGCGTTCGCAAGAACCATGAATTCATGGGATGATGTTCCGCCAATGAGACCGGTATCGGCTTCAACAGCCCGGAAATGAAGGCCGGTTCTCGTGAAAATACGATGATAGGCCTCATACATGTCTTGATAGCTCTTGCGTGAGTCCTCTTGATTCTGATCGAAGCTATAGGCATCTTTCATGAGAAACTCGCGTCCGCGCATCAACCCGAATCGTGGGCGAATCTCATCACGAAACTTGGTTTGAATTTGATACAGCGTGACAGGGAGTTGTCTGTACGATCGTACCTCGCGGCGAAAGAGGTCGGTCACCACTTCTTCATGGGTGGGGCCGAAACAAAAGTTTCGATCATGACGATCCTGGCAACGAAGAAGCTCTTTGCCATAAAAATCCCATCGTTCGGTTTCCTTCCAGAGTTCTGCCGGAGAAAGAATGGGCAAAAGCACTTCCTGGGCACCGATGCGGTTCATTTCTTCTCGGATAATGCATTCGATTTTTCTGAGTACCCGAAGGCCGAGAGGCAGG
The genomic region above belongs to Nitrospirales bacterium and contains:
- a CDS encoding proline--tRNA ligase yields the protein MRTTQTLIPTLREDPGEAEIISHRLMLRAGMIRKVAAGIYSYLPLGLRVLRKIECIIREEMNRIGAQEVLLPILSPAELWKETERWDFYGKELLRCQDRHDRNFCFGPTHEEVVTDLFRREVRSYRQLPVTLYQIQTKFRDEIRPRFGLMRGREFLMKDAYSFDQNQEDSRKSYQDMYEAYHRIFTRTGLHFRAVEADTGLIGGTSSHEFMVLANAGEELIVYDPESAYAANVERAEVLPASRTEEHTPLKPLQKVSTPNAKTVAEVCDILATTPDRIVKTLLYTTPKNSLIAVLVRGDHQVNEIKIQRHLNIHELTLADPETVRAATTAPVGFAGPVGLHNIKILADQAVSLLRNFIVGANETDTHYLNVNLERDFTIDEIGDFRQAQAGDPSPQSSGKLETARGIEVGHVFMLGTKYSQKMGATYLDSQGVAHEAVMGCYGIGVSRTAAAAIEQNHDERGIVWPIPIAPFHVHLIPVTQSELVQTVTERMYVELERANLEVLLDDRQERAGVKFNDADLIGAPFQVIIGDKGLAQGTIEVKDRKSGEKTPVPPDDLVQYLRAQISS